A single region of the Streptomyces caelestis genome encodes:
- a CDS encoding helix-turn-helix domain-containing protein, producing the protein MASLNVGNLGDYLREQRRTAQLSLRQLADAAGVSNPYLSQIERGLRKPSAEVLQQVAKALRISAETLYVRAGILDAERDLDEVETRAVILADPALHERQKQVLLQIYESFRKENGFGTGDGPAVVDLAVAEDVADRDGDAPDGGTGIRRTRTADGGRSAERRTRDSDGGTSASPPATRRARKDGSGTSPSPARRARKGDGGTSAARRARKDTGASDTDPQQTAG; encoded by the coding sequence ATGGCATCGCTCAACGTCGGCAATCTCGGTGACTACCTGCGCGAACAGCGGCGCACCGCGCAGCTGTCGCTGCGGCAGCTCGCCGATGCCGCCGGGGTGTCCAATCCCTACCTGAGCCAGATCGAGCGCGGGCTGCGCAAGCCGAGCGCGGAGGTGTTGCAGCAGGTCGCCAAGGCCCTGCGGATCTCCGCCGAGACGCTGTACGTCCGCGCCGGCATCCTCGACGCCGAGCGGGACCTGGACGAGGTCGAGACGCGTGCCGTCATCCTCGCGGACCCGGCGCTGCACGAGCGGCAGAAGCAGGTGCTGTTGCAGATCTACGAGTCCTTCCGCAAGGAGAACGGGTTCGGGACCGGTGACGGCCCCGCGGTCGTCGACCTCGCCGTCGCGGAGGACGTGGCGGACAGGGACGGGGACGCTCCCGACGGCGGCACCGGGATACGACGAACCCGCACGGCCGACGGCGGCCGGTCCGCCGAGCGCCGTACCCGCGACAGCGACGGCGGTACGTCCGCGTCACCGCCGGCGACCCGCCGTGCGCGCAAGGACGGCAGCGGTACGTCACCGTCGCCCGCCCGTCGTGCCCGCAAGGGCGACGGCGGTACGTCAGCCGCCCGCCGGGCCCGCAAGGACACCGGCGCCAGTGACACCGACCCGCAGCAGACGGCCGGCTGA
- a CDS encoding caspase family protein: MRYLVAAGTRHYREAPELPLAHEDVDRATELFVSMGYERVLTAVSYDPDCESFENALADWCHTPGLTADDVVVVYYAGHGDRSLAGQYRLACADSAPGRPRSWLSLLNLAEILATSPVRNVLFVVDACHAAAATAEIGTVTDTIVAGRGRGDGFGAGTWLLASARHRDLAVDGAFVTELAKACHQGDGPSQRYLAPSTLAERVNRSLTAAGLAQRAACSSVDQSERPPFFVNFSFDPRAEITGDGRTISDASDLSSHFEPRGRGVEHVHDPGSYFTGRERALRAARAHLEGDGQGQAMVVTADPGSGKSAVLGRLVLEGCADTSVNAHHQTLEALVQRIAAAADVRASTPVTLFTALVDREPPFRIVVDSLDEAGSAGDKAEARRIAWELLRPLAAVTCVRLVVGSRRELLPHLGGHVPVIDLDNGEYAQDTEPAEYVAKILCDEGAPYEHRPDVARQVAREVARRAGRCFLVARMTASALLRGPVIDTAVPGWAEQLPSDVGSAFEAYLQRLPQERHAKTMALLTVLAFGEGNGLPRRLWVQVATRLSGIPLVQADVDLLLDEDGSYLSHADVDGTKYFRLYHQELTDHLKQRSLKHRDLADLQECFVVTLLELVPDRDWSQAHPYVRTHLSTHAAASGELDDLIEDASFVVHADLATLLPAVRRALRRPTLALAVERYAYLVANTDSAQVDKLALLAFVAGAHGEHALSGQAQNLSAVLERVWVEPREITPHRVVGRHDGDAYAIRSVNMGWQIEGLVLPDGGHVVLAAPPSASHVHVWRLDDPSQSTLLPHPASVAGLALLIDGAGPAQAVTLDVKGDIRIWDVADQTLLHTAPSGATLLFDAGFRDDGTSVVVCGDAEQVRVCTLPLLEPLIQVACETPPKNDFDMPEASACLAHDADGRVRLLLCDGVRGRVTLHPLDAEGDVNVLLHDCVRPLLADRIHGGRGTVAAVREPRTRVTLIETGSGRMVALPFDGFVWQESGFALGSGDDPVFVTQDHDDLLIARFNGPAQRVAARDKDADHASLLAPVLLRDGLYAATVSYGSQVYVVSCTTADAVGSPLWGHESAICALRLLPAPGEPGPDILAVGNDGTARLWRWADHARAGAPRSAPQELSAPEIDSLIAWPEDSTGVMAVSGRMVRRVAPAPEPAPGTTFDLVEELFIDSVSEQERAVDPDGSLQLLIWDYQGQVKPRAYSDLPGWSGSVPYSQAVWHRIALGGLAEHTNLTWLEGEADLGVQAHLLPPTSSHPHTRLLGLDAIRGRMKLLDAPHSTPEWTNLPWPVDPSNDWVCSAAFTTLAGTTVLLTGTRPLWRWESSVAGRSNRSAEDEAPRTGVTDGRLWDVSAGTPDRGTPLELLGDVCRLLPHHTKAGTRWVAQQGRDGTTEVIDLSTDSRYRVRPSRPVAEPRSDIGHQMISEVDVFLRWTELSDGGAVLLLLDPKACDDAHAAPVTVWDSAAPDTPRQLGVPACRLLWTGRVPAGDTLVAVSDEQGVALCHLPSGEKVWSAPLPALVTSLAALPASPVLDLAVGTQQGVVFLRPRLSRAWRERLGYG, from the coding sequence ATGCGGTACCTCGTCGCTGCGGGCACCCGCCACTACCGGGAAGCCCCCGAACTGCCCTTGGCCCACGAGGACGTCGACCGGGCGACCGAGCTATTCGTTTCGATGGGCTACGAGCGTGTCCTGACGGCCGTCTCCTACGACCCGGACTGCGAGTCCTTCGAGAATGCCCTGGCCGACTGGTGCCATACCCCAGGACTGACCGCTGACGACGTCGTGGTCGTGTACTACGCCGGGCACGGGGACCGCTCCCTAGCCGGCCAGTACCGTCTGGCCTGTGCTGACAGCGCGCCGGGACGACCACGCTCGTGGCTGTCACTGCTCAACCTGGCCGAAATCCTGGCCACGTCACCGGTCCGCAACGTCCTGTTCGTAGTGGACGCCTGCCACGCGGCGGCAGCTACGGCGGAGATCGGTACCGTCACCGACACCATCGTGGCCGGCCGGGGACGCGGCGACGGATTCGGCGCGGGCACCTGGCTGCTGGCCTCAGCCCGGCATCGCGATCTGGCGGTGGACGGCGCCTTCGTGACCGAACTGGCCAAAGCGTGTCATCAGGGTGACGGGCCGTCACAGCGGTACCTGGCGCCGAGCACGCTCGCCGAGCGGGTCAATCGTTCCCTCACGGCGGCGGGGCTGGCCCAGCGTGCCGCGTGCTCGTCCGTCGACCAGTCCGAGCGGCCCCCATTCTTCGTCAACTTCTCCTTCGATCCGCGCGCTGAGATCACGGGCGACGGGCGCACAATCTCCGACGCCTCCGACCTCTCCTCGCACTTCGAGCCGCGCGGTCGTGGAGTGGAGCATGTGCACGACCCCGGTTCGTACTTCACCGGACGTGAGCGGGCCCTGCGTGCGGCACGCGCCCATCTAGAGGGCGACGGGCAGGGACAGGCCATGGTCGTCACCGCCGACCCCGGCTCGGGCAAGTCCGCGGTCCTGGGCCGGCTGGTGCTGGAAGGCTGTGCCGACACCTCCGTCAACGCGCACCACCAGACGCTGGAGGCCCTGGTGCAGCGCATCGCCGCCGCGGCGGACGTCCGAGCCAGTACGCCGGTGACCCTGTTCACCGCCCTTGTGGACCGGGAACCCCCCTTCCGGATCGTCGTCGACTCGCTCGACGAAGCCGGCTCGGCGGGTGACAAGGCCGAGGCCCGCCGCATCGCATGGGAACTGCTGCGCCCCCTCGCGGCGGTGACCTGTGTGCGGCTGGTGGTCGGCTCACGTCGCGAGCTGTTGCCTCACCTCGGCGGGCACGTGCCGGTGATCGACCTCGACAACGGCGAGTACGCGCAGGACACGGAGCCGGCCGAGTACGTGGCGAAGATCCTCTGCGACGAGGGGGCGCCGTACGAACACCGGCCGGACGTGGCCCGCCAGGTCGCCCGCGAGGTGGCTCGCCGGGCTGGGAGGTGTTTCCTGGTTGCCCGGATGACGGCGAGCGCGCTGCTGCGCGGCCCGGTCATCGACACTGCCGTACCGGGCTGGGCGGAGCAACTGCCCTCGGACGTGGGAAGCGCTTTCGAGGCGTATCTCCAGCGACTGCCGCAGGAGCGGCACGCCAAGACCATGGCCCTTCTCACCGTGCTGGCCTTCGGAGAGGGCAACGGCCTGCCGCGCCGGCTCTGGGTGCAGGTGGCGACGCGGCTCTCAGGCATCCCACTCGTCCAGGCGGACGTCGACCTGCTGCTGGATGAGGACGGCTCCTACCTGTCGCACGCCGACGTGGACGGCACGAAATACTTCCGGCTGTATCACCAGGAACTGACGGACCATCTGAAGCAGCGATCACTCAAGCACCGGGACCTGGCGGATCTTCAGGAGTGTTTCGTGGTGACTCTTTTGGAACTCGTGCCGGACCGGGACTGGTCTCAAGCACATCCGTACGTCCGCACCCACCTGTCGACGCACGCCGCTGCTTCGGGAGAACTGGACGATCTCATCGAGGACGCCTCGTTCGTCGTTCACGCCGACCTGGCGACGCTGCTGCCAGCGGTGCGGCGAGCACTGCGCCGTCCCACGCTCGCCCTCGCCGTCGAGCGCTACGCCTACCTCGTCGCCAACACTGACTCCGCCCAAGTCGACAAGCTGGCGCTGCTGGCTTTCGTGGCGGGGGCACACGGGGAGCACGCGCTGTCCGGGCAGGCCCAGAACCTGTCGGCTGTGCTGGAGCGCGTGTGGGTGGAGCCACGGGAGATCACCCCGCATCGCGTGGTGGGCCGGCACGACGGGGACGCCTATGCGATCCGCTCGGTCAACATGGGGTGGCAGATCGAAGGCCTGGTTCTGCCGGACGGTGGCCACGTCGTGCTTGCGGCGCCTCCGTCGGCCTCACACGTGCACGTGTGGCGGCTCGACGACCCGTCGCAGTCGACGCTGCTGCCGCATCCCGCCAGCGTCGCGGGGCTCGCTCTGCTCATTGACGGTGCGGGCCCGGCGCAGGCAGTGACCCTCGACGTCAAGGGAGACATCCGAATCTGGGACGTCGCCGACCAGACGCTGCTCCACACCGCCCCCAGTGGAGCAACGCTGCTGTTCGACGCGGGGTTCCGCGACGACGGCACGTCCGTGGTCGTGTGCGGGGACGCCGAGCAGGTCCGCGTGTGCACGCTGCCCCTGTTGGAGCCGCTGATCCAGGTGGCCTGCGAGACACCCCCGAAGAACGACTTCGACATGCCCGAGGCATCCGCCTGCCTCGCCCACGACGCGGACGGCCGCGTCCGGCTCCTGCTGTGCGACGGGGTGCGCGGTCGTGTCACCCTGCACCCCCTCGACGCGGAGGGAGACGTCAACGTCCTGCTCCACGACTGTGTCCGCCCCTTGCTGGCCGATCGCATCCATGGCGGCCGGGGCACTGTCGCCGCGGTGCGCGAGCCGCGCACCCGGGTAACGCTGATCGAGACGGGATCAGGGCGGATGGTGGCCTTGCCTTTCGACGGTTTCGTCTGGCAGGAGAGCGGCTTCGCCCTGGGCAGCGGGGACGACCCCGTGTTCGTGACGCAGGATCACGACGATCTGCTCATCGCGCGTTTCAACGGCCCCGCGCAACGCGTCGCGGCCCGGGACAAGGACGCCGACCATGCAAGTTTGCTGGCACCCGTGCTACTGCGAGACGGGCTGTACGCCGCGACGGTCAGTTACGGAAGCCAGGTCTACGTGGTCAGCTGCACGACCGCAGACGCTGTGGGTTCGCCGCTGTGGGGGCACGAGAGTGCAATCTGCGCCCTCCGACTGCTGCCCGCTCCCGGTGAACCAGGACCCGACATCCTGGCTGTGGGCAACGACGGGACGGCACGACTGTGGCGGTGGGCCGACCACGCCAGGGCGGGCGCCCCTAGGTCCGCCCCGCAGGAGCTGTCTGCTCCGGAGATCGACTCACTCATCGCTTGGCCCGAGGACTCCACCGGCGTCATGGCCGTCTCCGGTCGCATGGTCCGGCGCGTTGCCCCCGCCCCTGAGCCAGCCCCCGGCACCACGTTCGACCTGGTCGAGGAGCTATTCATCGACTCGGTTTCCGAACAAGAGCGCGCGGTGGACCCGGACGGTTCGCTACAGCTCCTGATCTGGGACTACCAGGGCCAAGTGAAGCCGCGTGCCTACTCCGACCTGCCCGGGTGGTCCGGATCCGTGCCGTACTCTCAGGCGGTTTGGCACCGCATCGCTTTGGGCGGACTAGCCGAGCACACGAACCTGACCTGGCTGGAAGGGGAGGCCGACCTCGGGGTCCAGGCTCACCTCCTGCCACCAACGTCGAGCCATCCGCACACCCGACTGCTGGGCCTGGACGCAATCCGCGGCCGGATGAAACTCCTCGACGCTCCGCACTCGACTCCTGAGTGGACCAACCTTCCCTGGCCGGTCGATCCGAGCAACGACTGGGTCTGCTCGGCCGCCTTCACCACCCTGGCAGGAACCACCGTGCTGCTGACGGGCACCCGCCCGCTCTGGCGCTGGGAAAGCAGCGTGGCAGGCCGATCCAACCGCTCAGCCGAAGATGAGGCACCGCGGACCGGCGTCACGGACGGTCGGCTGTGGGACGTCTCGGCGGGCACGCCCGACAGGGGCACGCCGCTGGAACTCCTCGGCGACGTCTGCCGCCTCCTGCCGCACCACACCAAAGCCGGGACGCGGTGGGTGGCCCAGCAGGGACGGGACGGCACGACGGAAGTCATCGATCTGTCGACGGACAGCCGGTACCGGGTCCGGCCGAGCCGGCCGGTGGCCGAACCCCGTTCGGACATCGGCCACCAGATGATCTCCGAAGTCGACGTCTTCCTGCGCTGGACCGAGTTGTCCGACGGAGGCGCCGTCCTGCTCCTCCTGGACCCCAAGGCCTGCGACGACGCCCATGCGGCCCCGGTCACCGTCTGGGATTCCGCCGCGCCCGACACCCCACGTCAGCTGGGTGTACCGGCCTGCCGGTTGCTGTGGACGGGACGGGTCCCGGCCGGCGACACGCTGGTCGCGGTGAGCGACGAACAGGGCGTGGCACTGTGCCATCTACCGAGTGGCGAGAAGGTGTGGTCGGCGCCCCTGCCGGCGCTCGTCACCTCCCTCGCCGCTCTGCCCGCGAGCCCCGTCCTCGACCTCGCCGTCGGCACCCAGCAAGGGGTGGTTTTCCTGAGACCCCGGCTGTCCCGGGCCTGGCGGGAGCGGCTCGGTTACGGGTGA
- a CDS encoding antibiotic ABC transporter ATP-binding protein encodes MSKVVFVHGVGKQYLSEDSLARDVVPELQGGTRLAGGPVPSSDNVGVAFYGDLFRPRGTRAGAEFPYDEGDVDDDAEFALLMEWWAEAARTDPSVPDPAATGTRGPVGWTASRALRLNAVRAALDALTGARYLRGVLDRALIGSLKQMTGYFGDEEIRRAAQDQLAARITPRTQVVVAHSLGSVIAYETLCDPRRNGDWDIRMLVTLGSPLGMRALVLDRLEPAPENRQAVWPKPVRAWTNIADDTDIVAVVRELGPAFGNGVRDVAVNNGSHMHDATRYLTAVETGRAILTGLLPGTGTV; translated from the coding sequence TTGAGCAAGGTCGTTTTCGTGCACGGTGTCGGGAAGCAGTACCTGAGCGAGGACTCCTTGGCACGGGACGTCGTCCCCGAACTCCAGGGCGGTACGCGCCTGGCGGGCGGACCGGTGCCCTCGTCCGACAACGTGGGGGTGGCTTTCTACGGTGATCTGTTCCGGCCACGGGGCACCCGCGCGGGGGCCGAATTCCCGTACGACGAGGGTGATGTCGACGATGATGCGGAGTTTGCGCTCCTGATGGAGTGGTGGGCTGAGGCTGCGCGCACCGACCCCTCGGTCCCGGATCCGGCGGCCACTGGTACCCGGGGCCCTGTGGGGTGGACCGCCTCCCGGGCTCTCCGGCTCAACGCTGTGCGAGCAGCCCTGGACGCCCTGACGGGCGCCCGGTACCTGCGTGGGGTCCTCGACCGCGCGCTGATCGGCAGTCTCAAGCAGATGACCGGCTACTTCGGTGACGAGGAGATCCGGCGTGCTGCGCAGGACCAGCTGGCCGCGCGGATTACTCCAAGGACACAGGTTGTTGTGGCCCATTCGCTCGGGTCGGTCATCGCTTATGAGACGCTCTGCGACCCGCGGCGTAATGGCGATTGGGACATTCGCATGCTCGTCACCCTGGGATCGCCGCTGGGCATGCGCGCCCTCGTCCTCGATCGGCTCGAACCGGCGCCTGAGAACCGCCAGGCTGTGTGGCCGAAGCCGGTGCGGGCGTGGACCAACATCGCCGATGACACCGACATTGTCGCCGTTGTACGCGAACTTGGCCCGGCCTTCGGCAACGGAGTGCGGGATGTGGCGGTGAACAACGGCAGTCACATGCACGACGCCACGCGGTACCTGACTGCCGTCGAGACGGGGCGGGCCATCTTGACGGGCCTGCTGCCGGGGACCGGGACTGTCTGA
- a CDS encoding XRE family transcriptional regulator gives MSTQAFERSRLRTARELAGLSQTQLARASGLTPAAISQFESGAARPSPDTSSVLASVLGVPQEFFHEAMVESHEGFFRSLRRTSVSDRRRARAIAHVAHDLAVHASSAQRFCAGDVPMLPVSGLQAERAEVEEVAAQVRKMWGLPSGPVSDVVGLLEAHGVAVIRLPLDNTDVDAFSLPFPDHPVVVLGTDKDDRARSRFDSAHELAHLVLHGEQIWGVKEVETQAHQFAAAFLMPAEDIHDQLPTTVDWPALFALKRQWQVSLAALLMRARTLGRMNGNTYLTAIKAASARGWRRVEPVPLGRPEQPTRLLAYLASADSAPARAILPSQIVESLQAASAA, from the coding sequence ATGAGCACGCAGGCGTTCGAGCGCTCTCGGCTGCGGACCGCCCGCGAACTGGCAGGGTTGAGCCAGACGCAGCTCGCCCGCGCGAGCGGGCTCACTCCTGCCGCGATCAGCCAGTTTGAGAGCGGCGCGGCACGACCCAGCCCGGATACGAGCAGTGTCCTGGCCTCGGTACTTGGGGTGCCCCAGGAGTTCTTCCACGAAGCGATGGTCGAAAGCCATGAGGGCTTCTTCCGGTCGCTGCGCCGGACCTCGGTGTCCGACCGTCGCCGTGCGCGGGCCATCGCTCACGTGGCTCACGACCTGGCCGTCCATGCCTCATCCGCGCAGCGGTTCTGCGCCGGCGACGTGCCGATGCTCCCCGTGAGCGGACTGCAGGCGGAACGGGCGGAGGTCGAAGAGGTTGCGGCTCAAGTACGGAAGATGTGGGGACTGCCTTCCGGACCGGTCTCCGACGTCGTTGGACTTCTTGAGGCGCATGGTGTCGCGGTGATCCGTCTCCCCCTCGACAACACGGATGTCGACGCCTTCTCCCTGCCTTTTCCTGATCATCCCGTTGTCGTCCTGGGTACCGACAAGGACGACCGAGCCCGGTCCCGCTTCGACAGCGCACACGAACTCGCCCATCTAGTGCTGCACGGCGAGCAGATCTGGGGCGTAAAGGAGGTCGAGACCCAGGCCCACCAGTTCGCGGCGGCCTTCCTTATGCCCGCCGAAGACATCCACGACCAATTGCCGACCACTGTCGACTGGCCAGCCCTCTTCGCGCTCAAACGGCAGTGGCAGGTGTCCCTGGCCGCTCTGCTCATGCGCGCCCGGACCCTGGGGCGCATGAATGGGAACACCTATCTAACCGCCATCAAGGCGGCGTCTGCCCGGGGATGGCGCCGCGTTGAACCGGTCCCTCTTGGTCGGCCGGAGCAGCCGACAAGGCTCCTCGCTTACCTTGCCTCTGCCGACAGCGCCCCGGCGCGGGCCATCCTGCCGTCCCAGATCGTGGAAAGCCTCCAGGCCGCGTCAGCGGCATGA
- a CDS encoding CBASS cGAMP-activated phospholipase: MTERFQILALDGGGFRGMFSAAVLARLEEDLGVRIADHFDLIAGTSTGGIIALGLGLGLSPQQILEFYTEHGPRIFRDRSRLRGLKHLMRAKYSAEPLRAALTEVFGERTFGESTKRLVITSYNVAADDVYLFRTPHLPGLKRDWREKAVNVALATSAAPTYLPGMPLDGARLVDGGVWANNPAMVAVTEAVGPLSVPLDSIRVFSLGTTTDVRHRHRRLDRGGLLPWARDAVEVLMRAQSESAAKQVRHFVGKDDVLRLNPTVPTGALALDDVDTTTLSGWAGHVSRDVSPAVHRTFCDHLAPAFVPLHSARKE, encoded by the coding sequence GTGACGGAGCGTTTCCAGATTCTGGCCCTCGACGGCGGTGGCTTCCGCGGCATGTTCTCCGCTGCGGTCCTAGCTCGCCTCGAAGAGGATCTCGGTGTCCGTATCGCCGACCACTTCGACCTGATCGCGGGCACCTCGACGGGCGGAATCATCGCGCTGGGCCTCGGACTCGGGCTGTCCCCGCAGCAGATCCTGGAGTTCTACACCGAGCATGGGCCGCGCATCTTCCGGGACCGTAGCCGCCTGCGGGGCCTGAAGCACCTGATGCGCGCGAAGTACAGCGCGGAGCCGCTGCGCGCGGCCCTCACCGAAGTCTTCGGCGAACGAACCTTCGGAGAGAGCACCAAACGCCTGGTCATCACCTCCTACAACGTCGCCGCCGACGACGTCTACCTCTTCCGGACCCCGCATCTACCCGGCCTCAAGCGCGACTGGCGCGAGAAGGCCGTCAACGTCGCGTTGGCCACCTCTGCCGCGCCGACCTACCTGCCCGGGATGCCTCTGGATGGAGCACGGCTCGTCGACGGCGGCGTCTGGGCGAACAACCCGGCCATGGTCGCGGTGACCGAGGCCGTGGGCCCCCTGTCTGTGCCCCTCGACTCGATCCGGGTGTTCAGCCTCGGGACCACGACCGACGTCCGCCACCGCCACCGCCGTCTCGACCGCGGCGGTCTGCTGCCCTGGGCCCGCGACGCGGTCGAGGTCCTCATGCGGGCGCAGAGCGAGAGCGCCGCGAAGCAGGTACGCCACTTCGTCGGCAAAGACGACGTGCTCCGTCTCAACCCGACGGTCCCCACCGGCGCCCTCGCTCTGGACGACGTGGACACCACAACCCTCTCGGGATGGGCCGGACATGTCAGCCGCGACGTCTCCCCGGCCGTCCACCGCACTTTCTGCGATCACCTCGCGCCGGCTTTCGTCCCCCTCCACTCTGCTCGTAAGGAGTGA
- a CDS encoding cyclic GMP-AMP synthase DncV-like nucleotidyltransferase, whose protein sequence is MNAYHQTQDNTDSAEQMLSMLLDGAVEVLDIAPDLHDTAIERYGEVGTWLAENGSPGWEIHSQGSFLLGTVVRPNTETGEYDIDLVCRLPLQRDSTTKEELKQRVGDQLVAYRRWKQRQGHTDGPESLEARRRCWTLGYPGFHLDVLPAIPDEEHPPTGILLTDKKLHKWQHSNPLGYADWFRARSELSRALLEKRLVASVAKVPEHHIRSTLQRLVQILKWHCMLFFADDPDNRPPSILLTTLAARAYRGEDDLFTGVRNVLAAMPYFIEKHDGQWRVPNPAHEDENFTDKWNEYPERREAYLSWFSEINTIMDNLALTESKGLHVVYSQLIKSFAPGPVMHSFASYGARMKAPTGQRMSATGLLSATAAGPRRKPNTNYGQHPGARG, encoded by the coding sequence GTGAACGCGTACCACCAGACGCAGGACAACACCGACTCCGCCGAGCAGATGCTTTCCATGCTGCTCGACGGCGCCGTGGAAGTCCTCGACATCGCCCCTGACCTCCACGACACCGCCATCGAGCGGTACGGAGAAGTCGGAACCTGGCTCGCCGAGAACGGCAGCCCCGGATGGGAGATCCACTCCCAGGGCTCCTTCCTCCTCGGCACCGTGGTCCGCCCCAACACCGAGACCGGCGAGTACGACATCGACCTCGTCTGCCGGCTCCCGCTGCAACGGGACAGCACGACGAAAGAGGAACTCAAGCAGCGAGTCGGTGACCAACTGGTGGCCTACCGGCGCTGGAAGCAGCGCCAAGGCCACACCGACGGCCCCGAAAGCCTCGAAGCCCGCCGCCGCTGCTGGACCCTCGGGTACCCCGGCTTCCACCTCGACGTCCTGCCCGCCATCCCCGACGAGGAACACCCGCCCACCGGAATCCTCCTAACGGACAAGAAGCTCCACAAGTGGCAGCACAGCAACCCCCTCGGCTACGCGGACTGGTTCCGCGCCCGCTCGGAACTCTCCCGCGCCCTCCTCGAAAAGCGGCTCGTCGCCAGCGTCGCGAAGGTTCCCGAACACCACATCCGCAGCACCCTGCAGAGGCTCGTACAGATCCTCAAGTGGCACTGCATGCTCTTCTTCGCCGACGACCCCGACAACCGGCCGCCCTCCATCCTCCTGACCACACTCGCCGCCCGCGCCTACCGCGGTGAAGACGACCTGTTCACCGGCGTCCGCAACGTCCTCGCCGCCATGCCGTACTTCATCGAGAAGCACGACGGCCAGTGGCGGGTTCCCAACCCGGCCCACGAGGACGAGAACTTCACGGATAAATGGAACGAATACCCTGAGCGGCGTGAGGCGTACCTTTCCTGGTTCAGTGAAATCAACACGATCATGGACAACCTGGCCCTGACGGAATCCAAGGGCCTGCACGTGGTCTACTCCCAGCTCATCAAGTCCTTCGCGCCCGGCCCCGTGATGCACTCCTTCGCGAGCTACGGCGCCCGCATGAAAGCCCCCACCGGCCAGCGAATGAGCGCCACCGGGCTGCTCTCCGCAACCGCCGCAGGTCCCCGCAGGAAGCCGAACACCAACTATGGCCAGCATCCCGGCGCGCGCGGTTAA
- a CDS encoding TniQ family protein codes for MTSRALSRSLDPLDDETIVGFLLRLACHNGTNPAQIAARMGLMDKAGNAPGVVSPWLIADMDKPRLVRAARATHLTVAEASKLLIAPMGHKYGLVSRRYQPWTSPQQLARPNRWVFIRTSQYCPQCLAGDDDTLERLYGGAWKRAWRLPVVFACSRHQQLLSRTCPKCRTAGQFAPQA; via the coding sequence ATGACTAGCCGCGCGCTGTCGCGCAGCCTTGATCCGCTCGACGACGAGACCATCGTCGGCTTTCTCCTCCGTCTCGCTTGTCATAACGGCACGAACCCCGCTCAAATCGCCGCTCGTATGGGGCTGATGGACAAGGCAGGCAACGCTCCCGGCGTCGTTTCGCCCTGGCTGATTGCGGACATGGACAAGCCACGTCTTGTCCGGGCGGCACGTGCGACACACCTGACGGTGGCGGAGGCCAGCAAGCTGCTGATCGCCCCTATGGGACATAAATACGGCCTCGTGAGCCGCCGATACCAGCCATGGACGAGCCCACAGCAGCTGGCCCGCCCCAACCGCTGGGTCTTCATCCGGACCTCTCAGTACTGCCCGCAGTGCCTCGCGGGTGACGACGACACGCTGGAACGCCTGTACGGAGGTGCCTGGAAACGGGCCTGGCGGCTGCCGGTGGTCTTCGCGTGTTCGCGGCATCAGCAACTCCTGAGCCGTACCTGTCCCAAGTGCCGAACCGCCGGCCAGTTCGCCCCACAGGCCTGA